A genome region from Gadus chalcogrammus isolate NIFS_2021 chromosome 7, NIFS_Gcha_1.0, whole genome shotgun sequence includes the following:
- the LOC130386024 gene encoding mitochondrial ornithine transporter 1-like yields the protein MEGENLAKERTRHPVINGIIDLTAGAVGGAACVITGQPCDTVKVKLQTFPALYRGVADCFCRTWKQTGVRGLYQGTGAALLANAGENAILFACYGTCQKIVSHTLGLDSQQQLSPLHSALAGSLAAVVSSVVLCPTELVKCRLQAHTEMMTLGRTPLNAGSSSWSVVRSVLRSEGPLGLLQGLTSTWLREVPGYFFFFGGYEVSRSFLMPPGGDHLDAMSLLVSGGVGGAAFWLAVYPIDSVKTRIQVQTMSGPQPGFTAMFLQIVRSEGVGALYRGLTPTVFRAFPANGALFLAYEWTKRALGEAASTTRNSTE from the exons ATGGAAGGAGAGAATTTAGCAAAGGAGAGGACTCGTCACCCTGTCATCAATGGAATCATAGATCTCACAGCAGGAGCCGTCG GGGGTGCGGCCTGTGTGATCACCGGCCAACCATGTGACACAGTAAAGGTGAAGTTGCAGACATTTCCTGCTCTGTACAGGGGAGTGGCCGACTGCTTCTGTCGAACGTGGAAGCAGACAGGAGTACGAG GTTTATATCAAGGTACAGGGGCCGCCTTGCTCGCCAATGCAGGGGAAAATGCCATCCTGTTTGCCTGCTATGGAACTTGTCAGAAGATTGTCAGCCACACACTGGGGTTGGACTCACAGCAGCAGCTGAG CCCTCTCCACAGCGCCTTGGCCGGCTCGCTGGCCGCGGTGGTCTCCTCAGTGGTGCTCTGCCCCACAGAGCTGGTCAAGTGTCGACTGCAGGCCCACACAGAGATGATGACACTGGGCAGGACGCCTCTGAATGCTGGGAG ttcctCCTGGTCAGTGGTGCGCTCCGTGCTGCGGTCTGAGGGTCCGCTGGGTCTGCTACAGGGTCTCACCTCAACGTGGCTCAGAGAG GTTCCCGGgtatttctttttctttggtggaTATGAGGTCTCTCGCTCGTTTCTTATgccaccaggaggagaccaTCTTG ATGCCATGTCCCTATTGGTTAGTGGTGGAGTGGGCGGGGCTGCCTTCTGGTTGGCTGTCTACCCTATTGACTCTGTGAAGACACGGATTCAGGTCCAGACAATGTCGGGCCCGCAGCCCGGCTTCACGGCTATGTTCCTGCAAATAGTGCGTAGCGAAG GCGTGGGGGCGTTGTACCGCGGCTTGACCCCCACAGTATTCCGGGCCTTCCCCGCCAACGGAGCTCTGTTCCTGGCCTACGAGTGGACCAAAAGGGCCCTGGGGGAGGCAGCCTCCACCACCCGCAACAGCACAGAGTAA